From Microcebus murinus isolate Inina chromosome 15, M.murinus_Inina_mat1.0, whole genome shotgun sequence, the proteins below share one genomic window:
- the GMPR gene encoding GMP reductase 1 → MPRIDADLKLDFKDVLLRPKRSSLKSRAEVDLERTFTFRNSKQTYSGIPIIVANMDTVGTFEMAAVMSQHSMFTAIHKHYTLDDWKLFASNHPECLQHVAVSSGSGQNDLEKMTSILEAVPQIKFICLDVANGYSEHFVEFVKLVRAKFPEHTIMAGNVVTGEMVEELILSGADIIKVGVGPGSVCTTRTKTGVGYPQLSAVIECADSAHGLKGHIISDGGCTCPGDVAKAFGAGADFVMLGGMFSGHTECAGELIERNGRKLKLFYGMSSETAMKKHAGGVAEYRASEGKTVEVPYKGDVEHTILDILGGLRSTCTYVGAAKLKELSRRATFIRVTQQHNTVFS, encoded by the exons GTGGATCTCGAGCGTACCTTCACGTTTCGAAACTCGAAGCAAACCTACTCAGGGATTCCCATCATTGTGGCCAACATGGACACTGTGGGGACATTTGAGATGGCAGCTGTGATGTCACAG CACTCAATGTTTACAGCGATTCATAAGCACTACACCCTGGATGACTGGAAGCTGTTTGCCTCAAATCACCCAGAATGCCTGCAG CATGTAGCTGTGAGTTCAGGCAGCGGGCAGAACGATCTGGAGAAGATGACCAGCATCCTGGAAGCTGTGCCACAGATTAAGTTCATTTGCCTGGATGTGGCTAACGGGTATTCGGAGCATTTTGTGGAATTCGTGAAACTCGTCCGTGCCAAATTTCCTGAACACACCATTATG GCAGGGAACGTGGTAACTGGAGAGATGGTAGAGGAGCTTATTCTGTCCGGAGCAGATATCATCAAAGTGGGAGTTGGACCAG GTTCCGTGTGCACCACCCGCACCAAGACGGGGGTGGGCTACCCCCAGCTGAGCGCAGTGATCGAGTGCGCCGACTCCGCCCACGGCCTGAAGGGGCACATCATCTCT GATGGAGGCTGCACGTGTCCAGGAGATGTCGCCAAAGCCTTTG GAGCTGGAGCGGATTTTGTCATGCTGGGAGGGATGTTTTCAGGCCATACCGAATGCGCGGGAGAGCTGATTGAGAGGAACGGACGGAAGCTCAAGCTCTTCTACGGGATGAGCTCTGAAACGGCCATGAAGAAGCACGCTGGAGGGGTGGCTGAGTACAG agCCTCTGAGGGTAAGACTGTGGAAGTCCCGTACAAAGGGGACGTAGAGCACACCATTCTGGATATTCTCGGAGGACTGAGGTCTACCTGCACCTATGTGGGGGCCGCCAAACTCAAAGAGCTCAGCAGGAGGGCAACGTTCATCCGGGTGACCCAACAGCACAACACCGTGTTCAGCTGA